From a single Candidatus Parvarchaeota archaeon genomic region:
- a CDS encoding fructose-bisphosphate aldolase, whose protein sequence is KENYSGKVPLILKLNGRTEIVPKDEAYSPQLANVKEAVDLGADAVGYTIYVGSPMEAQMFKEFGAIEREAHDYGLACVVWSYPRGKYVKDEKDPAMVAYAARVALELGADVVKINYPGNIDAMKWVVASAGRCKVISAGGSKQPDGEFLAKVRDIMAGGGCGLAVGRNVWQNDNPMKITEEIKKVIFK, encoded by the coding sequence AAGGAGAATTATTCAGGCAAGGTGCCTCTCATACTCAAGCTAAACGGCAGGACTGAAATAGTGCCAAAGGACGAGGCATATTCACCGCAGCTTGCAAACGTGAAGGAGGCAGTTGACCTTGGGGCTGATGCGGTCGGTTACACCATATATGTAGGCTCGCCAATGGAGGCGCAGATGTTCAAGGAATTTGGCGCAATTGAAAGAGAGGCTCACGATTATGGCTTGGCTTGCGTTGTTTGGTCATACCCGCGGGGAAAATATGTGAAGGACGAGAAGGACCCGGCAATGGTGGCATATGCGGCACGCGTGGCACTTGAGCTTGGGGCTGATGTTGTAAAAATAAATTATCCTGGAAATATTGATGCAATGAAGTGGGTTGTGGCGTCAGCCGGAAGATGCAAGGTCATTTCAGCCGGTGGTTCAAAGCAGCCAGACGGCGAATTCTTGGCAAAGGTAAGGGACATAATGGCAGGCGGCGGGTGCGGTCTTGCTGTTGGCAGAAATGTCTGGCAGAATGACAACCCGATGAAAATCACCGAGGAAATAAAAAAAGTAATTTTCAAGTAG